From the genome of Syntrophorhabdaceae bacterium:
GTCAGTAGAAAGCCTGATAGGAATACTGGACGCCCTCGATGAGAAACCGTCAAATTTTTTTAACGGGGTCTTTGACGAAAAGATTGTTTTTAAATTCAGAGACCGGGTTGAGCTGGAGAGGGAGGATGTCAGGAGGTTTCAGATACTTGTTCCTGCCGCACAGAACAGACTGATGGACCCTGCATTGCTTGAACTGGATGTGGGAGAGAGGACGCCGGAAGAAGAACCACATGAGGGCGAGGAATTTGGTTTTGTGTTTTCCGGAGGTGTTGAGGTCGTGCTGGGTGGAAAACCTCACCGATTGAAACGGGGTGAATGTTTCTATTTTAAGGCGACCAAAAAACATTATATAGTAAACAGGCGAAAGAAAAAGTCAGTTGTGTTATGGGTATCTTCGCC
Proteins encoded in this window:
- a CDS encoding XRE family transcriptional regulator, translated to MKADEASIGERIKMLRQAKSLTQEELATRAGLTKGFISQVERNLTSLSVESLIGILDALDEKPSNFFNGVFDEKIVFKFRDRVELEREDVRRFQILVPAAQNRLMDPALLELDVGERTPEEEPHEGEEFGFVFSGGVEVVLGGKPHRLKRGECFYFKATKKHYIVNRRKKKSVVLWVSSPPYF